In the Microtus ochrogaster isolate Prairie Vole_2 unplaced genomic scaffold, MicOch1.0 UNK4932, whole genome shotgun sequence genome, CATACAATTTCTATTATCTGTACTGTTGATCTGTTTGCATATCTTTTATTGTTGGTTAGTAGGCATTTCTCTTGCAAGGTGATATCCTATTCAAAGGGTTCAATAATGACAGAGGTAAGCCTCCTATTCAGTTTGCTTCTAAAGTGACTCATTGATTAAATTATGATGTCTATGTCATGGAATAAGTATGGACAGCACCAGAATTATATGACTATACTGTGAAAGAAGTACATATTTAAAGTGTTGTCAAACTTATGCTTTGTGTTGTACACATGTATGGGATATTTTAGAATGCAGTGACCTATGATGACGTGCATGTCAACTTCACTTTGGAAGAATGGGCTTTGCTGAATCCTTCCCAGAAGAAactctacaaagatgtgatggGGGAGACCTACAGGAACCTCACTCGT is a window encoding:
- the LOC106144517 gene encoding zinc finger protein 431-like; amino-acid sequence: NAVTYDDVHVNFTLEEWALLNPSQKKLYKDVMGETYRNLTRIGYSWEDHNIEKHCQTSRRHKR